From Mytilus edulis chromosome 8, xbMytEdul2.2, whole genome shotgun sequence, one genomic window encodes:
- the LOC139486697 gene encoding uncharacterized protein, with protein MTVSGPTSCGKTFFVKQLLQNLRLIQPTIHRILWLYRRWQPLYDEIQKTVRPYVEFIQGIPVDLEKDSYIDPSVRNMIILDDLMSTSAKDPRITDLFTEGSHHRNLSVVVLNQNLYFSKDPTQRRNCHYLVLFNNPVDKQQIMTLGRQMYPGKGPYFLEKFEESTSQPFGYLLLDLKPTTPETNRLLGNVLQQQSAKTKKVIPTSNDIRTVQHSPVPYSYEDGPGEQTYEKMPSCDDCGVVLDSMHDLQRHIKHWCPENEYLKRKRDNEDLGNESPSKKSTSEWIKYDSVSDDGSEDVNMDDNEGYKSLLHEAIDTAKDTWDTKYDKYVKEGMNEEDAIQRSNEKISHIVQRQFFKRYTELLKLIVPLDESKVHSDIVQQIQDIAENDTDYETQIRRILMKKRHQFDELFDDDYFEINTDTEDNDDGDDEEDTDEQEED; from the coding sequence ATGACGGTGAGCGGACCAACATCATGTGGCAAAACATTTTTTGTGAAACAACTTCTTCAAAATTTAAGATTGATTCAGCCCACTATTCACAGAATACTATGGCTATACAGACGTTGGCAACCACTCTACGACGAAATACAAAAGACGGTTAGACCATATGTTGAATTTATACAAGGAATACCAGTTGATTTAGAGAAGGATAGTTATATAGACCCAAGTGTAAGAAATATGATAATTTTGGACGATTTAATGTCAACATCAGCAAAAGATCCTAGAATCACAGACTTGTTTACGGAAGGTAGCCATCATAGAAATCTATCAGTTGTAGTATTAAATCAAAATCTTTACTTCAGTAAAGATCCTACACAGAGAAGAAATTGTCACTACTTGGTATTATTTAACAACCCTGTCGATAAACAACAGATAATGACTTTAGGCAGACAAATGTATCCTGGAAAAGGACCATACTTTTTAGAAAAATTTGAAGAATCAACTAGTCAACCATTTGGCTATCTTCTTCTGGATTTAAAACCAACGACACCCGAAACGAACCGACTGCTTGGAAACGTTTTACAGCAACAATCAGCAAAGACCAAAAAAGTCATTCCTACTTCAAATGATATAAGAACAGTCCAACATTCACCCGTTCCTTATTCTTACGAAGACGGTCCTGGTGAACAGACGTATGAAAAAATGCCCTCCTGTGACGATTGTGGAGTAGTGCTTGACAGCATGCACGATTTACAAAGACATATCAAACATTGGTGTCCAGAAAACGAATATTTGAAAAGGAAAAGAGACAACGAAGACCTAGGAAATGAAAGTCCTTCAAAAAAATCAACCTCAGAATGGATTAAATATGATAGTGTTTCAGACGATGGTAGTGAAGATGTTAATATGGACGATAATGAAGGATATAAAAGCCTATTACATGAAGCCATTGATACAGCGAAAGATACTTGGGATACAAAATATGACAAGTACGTGAAAGAAGGTATGAATGAGGAAGATGCAATTCAACGAAGCAATGAAAAAATAAGCCATATTGTTCAACGTCAATTTTTTAAACGCTATACTGAATTGTTGAAACTGATTGTTCCCCTAGATGAAAGCAAAGTACACTCTGACATTGTACAACAAATTCAGGATATTGCTGAAAACGATACAGATTACGAAACTCAAATTCGGCGTATTCTCATGAAAAAGCGACATcaatttgatgaattatttgatGATGATTACTTTGAAATAAATACTGACACTGAGGATAATGACGATGGGGATGATGAAGAGGACACTGACGAACAAGAGGAAGACTAG
- the LOC139486696 gene encoding uncharacterized protein, giving the protein MPNRFECQQCGASFSKVGMLINHRRQFGHKDTFPCTICQKTFGRRDNLDRHMLRHRDGSLFQCKTCGLLFSRIDNLQRHTEEKHTQTGGGLKRKATNDENPVLKRHITRKDNPEQFYDLRVLSTQPIPKFNTTTTRYKVSFKELEVQDLPQILKTLRLLFGSIINNITEFMQSTDLIRLSIQCPELDFPITIPFMKVSQLSVETLLREIERVLQSYEQFVLDDSLEIEMTHVELPVGGTRNQGKYVDLERFMKTKQCILTIRNRDDLCCARALVTAKANLDKHEKWNSIRQGRKIQEHLATDLHTLAHVPLHKCGIEEIKKFQAVMPEYQIHVVSKEHFNGIIFQGPEAEKKIYLYFHDEHFDVITSMPAFLSRSYYCHTCKKGYQHKEEHRCNNICTSCHKIHEKKDDDWIYCNDCNRHFNGEECYRLHAQTTRKGNSTCKSYIRCKICSQTINKKMHKKEHICGEIYCKTCKDFYEVGHLCFMLPVEGDKFTENTLNDDMDTVDEDDTKNQVYIFFDFECTQDDLVECEDGFKPERDTSKCKNCKKTKCGTYEHKPNLCVVQQVCLECLKEELTPLSVCENCGKNELIFSGMNTTYDFCQWLFSGENNGATVICHNFKGYDSFPILQYLYQNGVLPKIVPSGAKNMSIEVPSCNIRMIDSLNFLPMALSKLPKMFGIKELQKGYFPHLYNRKENQIRVLNQLPDVKFYNPDTMKSEDRENFLEWYETNAKVMFDFQKELLKYCRSDVDILRRCCLRFRELFMCMTKSATGDGGIDPFETCITIASACNLVFRTKFLRADTIGIIPAQGYRPEEKHSVKAIQWIKYISQTKGVDIQHARNGSEKIIDQYRVDGFYENSEGEKIVLEYHGCFWHGCPTCYTQHTINTVNKLSMEDLRASLTCIWECEFDKHIREDENIKKFIDSLDIVTPLEPRDAFAGGRTEAFNLYHESSFDESIKYYDVTSLYPYINKTGKVVIGHPKIVTENFDDLTMYEGLIKCKVYPPRGLHIPVLPAKINNKLMFSLCRTCTETKQQTTCHHGNEERSFTGTWVTDELKMAVNKGYILSTIYEVWHFDKVEQYDPISKTGGIFTEYINTFLKMKQEASGWPSWCITKEHRQQYIQDYYEKEGILLDYNKIEKNPGLRALAKLMLNSFWGKFGQRTNLPQVDYVSEPSIYFDMLTSDQQEVTGVNFVTDEMVEMRWRNKAEFVESSGRTNVVLAAYTTSQARLKLYSYLEQLGQRVLYADTDSIVFTVKEGELKPSLGDYLGDLTDEVPENKITHFVTGGPKNYAYKLHKPDERGNQTICKVRGITLNYKNALSINFETVREMVTNGIQGDKITVWDENKIIRDKQNSRIITCKESKDYKIVFDKRVITEKFITKPYGY; this is encoded by the exons ATGCCTAATAGATTTGAATGTCAACAATGTGGTGCATCATTTTCTAAAGTTGGGATGTTAATCAATCATCGTCGACAATTTGGACATAAGGATACTTTTCCATGTACAATTTGTCAGAAAACGTTTGGCCGAAGGGATAATCTGGATCGTCACATGCTGCGACATCGGGATGGGTCTTTATTCCAATGTAAAACATGCGGTCTATTGTTTTCAAGAATTGATAATCTACAACGTCACACAGAAGAAAAACATACACAGACAGGAGGAGGATTAAAAAGAAAAGCCACGAATGATGAAAACCCAGTCTTAAAGCGACACATCACAAGGAAAGACAATCCGGAACAGTTTTATGACCTACGTGTACTGTCAACTCAGCCTATACCTAAATTCAATACCACAACGACTCGTTACAAAGTATCATTCAAAGAATTAGAAGTGCAGGATTTACCACAGATTTTGAAAACTTTACGACTTTTGTTTGGATCTATTATCAATAACATAACAGAGTTTATGCAATCAACAGATCTTATTCGATTGTCAATTCAATGTCCTGAGTTGGACTTTCCTATAACAATACCGTTTATGAAAGTATCTCAATTGTCCGTTGAAACATTACTACGTGAAATAGAGAGGGTATTGCAGTCGTATGAACAATTTGTATTGGATGATTCACTTGAAATAGAGATGACACACGTTGAACTCCCTGTTGGTGGAACAAGAAATCAAGGAAAATACGTTGATCTTGAGCGATTTATGAAAACTAAGCAATGTATTCTTACCATAAGAAATAGAGATGATCTATGTTGTGCCAGGGCATTAGTTACCGCAAAAGCAAACCTAGACAAACATGAAAAATGGAACAGTATTCGTCAAGGTAGAAAAATTCAAGAACATCTAGCAACTGATTTACATACTCTTGCACATGTTCCTCTGCATAAATGTGGAATTGAAGAAATCAAAAAGTTTCAAGCAGTGATGCCAGAATATCAAATACACGTTGTTTCAAAGGAACACTTCAATGGAATCATATTCCAAGGACCAGAGGcagaaaaaaagatttatttgtattttcacgATGAACACTTTGATGTGATTACTAGTATGCCTGCTTTCTTATCCCGTAGTTATTATTGTCACACATGCAAAAAGGGATACCAGCACAAAGAGGAACATCGTTGCAATAACATCTGTACATCATGCCATAAAATTCACGAAAAAAAAGATGACGACTGGATATACTGTAACGACTGTAACCGTCATTTCAATGGTGAAGAATGCTATAGACTACATGCACAGACTACCAGGAAAGGAAACTCTACATGCAAATCATACATTAGATGCAAGATTTGCAGTCAAACTATTAATAAGAAAATGCACAAAAAAGAACATATATGTGGTGAGATATATTGCAAGACTTGTAAAGATTTCTACGAAGTTGGACATCTCTGTTTCATGTTGCCGGTTGAAGGTGACAAATTTACAGAAAACACTCTAAATGACGATATGGACACTGTAGATGAGGATGACACCAAAAACCAAGTTTATATTTTCTTTGATTTCGAATGCACTCAAGACGATTTAGTTGAATGTGAGGACGGGTTTAAACCAGAACGAGACACCTCGAAATGCAAGAATTGTAAAAAAACTAAATGTGGAACTTATGAACACAAACCAAACCTATGCGTTGTACAACAAGTATGCTTAGAGTGTTTAAAAGAGGAACTGACACCACTTAGTGTATGTGAAAATTGTGGAAAGAATGAACTTATTTTCAGTGGAATGAATACGACATATGATTTTTGTCAATGGCTTTTTTCTGGAGAAAATAATGGAGCCACAGTGATCTGTCACAATTTCAAAGGATATGATTCTTTTCCCATTCTACAATACCTGTACCAGAACGGTGTTCTCCCAAAGATTGTTCCGAGTGGAGCAAAAAACATGTCTATTGAAGTCCCATCATGCAACATACGTATGATTGACTCACTTAATTTTTTACCCATGGCGCTTTCAAAACTGCCTAAAATGTTTGGTATCAAAGAACTACAGAAAGGATACTTTCCACATCTGTATAACAGAAAAGAAAACCAGATCAGAGTTCTTAATCAGCTGCCGGATGTCAAGTTCTATAACCCAGACACAATGAAATCAGAGGACAGAGAAAACTTTCTTGAATGGTATGAAACTAACGCGAAAGTCATGTTTGATTTCCAAAAGGAACTTTTGAAATACTGCCGATCTGATGTAGATATATTAAGACGATGTTGTTTAAGGTTTCGAGAATTGTTTATGTGTATGACTAAATCAGCTACTGGAGATGGAGGTATTGATCCGTTTGAAACTTGTATTACTATAGCTTCGGCATGTAATTTGGTGTTTCGCACTAAATTCTTACGTGCTGATACTATAGGCATCATACCAGCACAAGGATATCGCCCTGAAGAGAAACACTCTGTAAAAGCCATACAATGGattaaatatatatcacaaaCAAAGGGGGTGGATATTCAACACGCTCGAAACGGTAGTGAGAAGATAATTGACCAATACAGAGTAGATGGGTTTTATGAGAACAGCGAAGGTGAAAAGATAGTATTGGAATATCATGGGTGTTTTTGGCATGGATGTCCAACCTGTTACACACAACATACCATCAACACTGTCAATAAGTTATCAATGGAGGATTT aaGAGCTTCACTTACATGCATTTGGGAATGTGAGTTTGACAAACATATCAGGGAAGATGAAAACATTAAAAAGTTCATTGACTCCTTGGATATTGTTACTCCATTAGAGCCAAGAGATGCCTTTGCAGGAGGGAGGACAGAAGCCTTTAATTTATATCACGAGTCGTCCTTTGACGAATCTATCAAATACTACGATGTAACCTCGCTTTACCCGTACATAAACAAAACGGGCAAAGTTGTAATAGGGCATCCTAAAATAGTAACAGAGAATTTTGATGATCTAACGATGTATGAAGGACTAATCAAATGCAAAGTTTATCCACCTAGAGGCCTACATATTCCAGTGTTACCCGCTAAAATTAACAACAAACTGATGTTCTCCTTGTGTAGAACATGTACTGAGACAAAACAGCAAACAACCTGCCATCATGGTAATGAAGAAAGATCCTTTACCGGAACATGGGTGACAGATGAGCTTAAGATGGCAGTAAATAAGGGATATATACTAAGTACAATATATGAAGTCTGGCATTTCGATAAAGTTGAGCAATATGATCCCATTTCAAAAACAGGAGGCATTTTCACAGAGTACATAAATACTTTTCTGAAGATGAAGCAAGAGGCAAGTGGGTGGCCTAGTTGGTGTATAACCAAGGAACATAGGCAACAATACATTCAGGACTACTATGAGAAAGAAGGCATTTTACTCGACTACAATAAGATAGAAAAAAATCCTGGGTTACGTGCACTGGCAAAATTAATGCTAAATAGTTTTTGGGGTAAGTTTGGACAGCGGACAAATTTACCACAGGTCGATTATGTATCCGAGCCTTCTATATATTTCGATATGCTGACCAGTGATCAACAAGAAGTTACAGGTGTGAACTTTGTCACAGATGAAATGGTGGAAATGCGTTGGAGGAATAAAGCGGAGTTTGTTGAGTCATCAGGAAGAACTAACGTCGTGTTGGCGGCATATACAACTTCTCAAGCTAGACTCAAATTGTACAGTTATTTGGAACAACTAGGACAGCGGGTACTCTACGCTGATACCGATTCTATTGTTTTCACTGTGAAGGAAGGTGAATTGAAGCCGTCTTTAGGGGACTACCTCGGAGATCTTACAGATGAGGTTCCCGAGAACAAGATTACACATTTTGTAACCGGTGGTCCAAAAAACTACGCATACAAGTTGCATAAACCTGATGAAAGAGGAAATCAAACAATTTGTAAAGTGCGGGGTATAACGTTAAACTATAAAAATGCTTTAAGTATTAACTTTGAAACAGTGCGTGAAATGGTTACTAATGGCATTCAAGGTGACAAAATAACTGTTTGGGACGAGAACAAGATTATAAGAGACAAACAGAACAGTAGAATCATAACATGTAAAGAGAGTAAAGATTATAAAATTGTATTTGACAAAAGAGTTATCACTGAAAAGTTCATTACAAAACCGTATGGATACTAG